One window of the Pieris brassicae chromosome 2, ilPieBrab1.1, whole genome shotgun sequence genome contains the following:
- the LOC123720113 gene encoding 39S ribosomal protein L50, mitochondrial, giving the protein MLRNLITSATRTNFQVTFIRHKKKKFPKTDKKLQAAAESLASRGFLRPNKPWDPTVDIQNVVYKICSNYGLHAKSEFDSLEIKYKVLKSCFEETGHGVPNSLLHTIETVDDLQEFYETPVNVLTPFDALKKMDLPKNLHVQEDYVRFHPDKDTLFNGATAFPKSSTIVSGLKTRKKYEGYTAKRSWP; this is encoded by the exons ATGTTGCGTAATTTAATAACCTCAGCTACTCGGACCAATTTCCAG GTAACTTTCATAAGGCATAAAAAGAAGAAATTTCCAAAAACAGACAAAAAACTACAAGCAGCTGCTGAATCTCTTGCATCAAGAGG gTTTCTTCGACCCAACAAACCTTGGGACCCAACAGTTGATATTCAAAATGTAGTTTATAAAATCTGTTCGAATTATGGTCTCCATGCCAAATCAGAATTTGATTCTCTTGAAATCAAATACAAAGTTCTGAAGTCCTGCTTTGAAGAAACTGGTCATGGTGTACCAAACTCGCTTCTACACACTATTGAAACAGTAG ATGATTTACAAGAGTTTTATGAAACACCTGTCAATGTCTTAACACCATTTGATGCTCTCAAAAAGATGGACCTGCCCAAAAATCTACATGTTCAAGAAGACTATGTTAGATTTCATCCAG acaaAGATACATTATTCAATGGTGCAACAGCTTTTCCAAAAAGTTCAACTATAGTTTCTGGTTTAAAAACACGAAAGAAATATGAAGGATACACTGCAAAGAGATCATGGCCTTGA